The segment CCGCGATGAACCGCCCCGTGGCGCCGATACGCCTGCGATCCGTCCGATGACCGTCGCCACCGACAAGAAACTCCCACCGATCAAGACTCTGGGCGCGCTCGACCGGCTGTTCACCAAATAGCATTGCCGGCGATTCGCCACGTTCGAGGCCACGACGCCTCTCCGAGCGTCCGCGCGCCTCGAGCTCTGACGATCAGCACCCACGGCAGCCAGATTTCGCTCGCGCGGGAGCGTGGCCGTCCCCGGCCGCATCAGCCTGGGATCGTCACGCCTCTTCCACCGTATTTGGCAGTTCGTCGCGATCATCAGGCTGGCGCGGAAAGTTCTCCGCGAGCACCGCCGCCGCTTTCTCGATGCCAAGCACCAGCCCATCGGTGAATTCACCCTGCTTGAACCTCAGCTCCATCGCGGCCGCCGTAAGCTTCCAGAAAGACTCGCCGCATTTCTCGTGAATCGCCGTGTCGCCAATCACCGCAAACGCCCGCGAAGCCGGCGCGAGATAGATCAAGACGCCATTTCTTTCGATTGTGGCGGTCATGCCGAGTCGCTCGAAGTGCGCCTTCGCCGCCACCACCGGATCGGCGACTTTATCCTTCGCCACCACGACCCGAATCTCGCCGGAGGTGCGCTGCTCCGCCGCGGCGATCGCCGCCACCACCGTCGCGTGATCGATCTTCGGACTGCTGGAAAACACACTCATGACCGCCCTCCCCCTTGGACCGCACGGACGCCACGGATCGACGCTAATCGCTTCAACGTCTTCCTCGATCGGTCATCCGTGTTCATCGGTGCAATCCGTGGTTGAAAGTCCGCTCTCACCACCGTCCTCCCGCGCCGCCCCCGCCAAAGCTTCCACCGCCGCCGGAGAATGTCCCGCCGCCACCGCCCCAACGTCCGCCCCCGCCTCCGCCCCAGCCGCCCCCAAATCCGCCCGGCCGCCCGAGCCAGATCGAACGCCGACCGCGCCGGCCGTAGATCGTGCCCCGCCGCGCTGCCCGAAAAGAGAACACCAGCATCACCAGCACGAACAAGATCATCCACCGACCTGCGCCCGGGCTGCGCCTCCGATTCTCGCCGCTTTCGCGCACCGTCCGGCCTGTCCCCGCATATTCGCCTTTCGCCGCCGCGATCATCGCGCGCGCCCCGGCGGCGAGTCCGGCCGTGTAATCGCCCGCGCGAAACTGCGGAGTGATCTCGTCCTCGATGATCCGCTTGCACAACGCATCCGGCAGCGCGCCTTCCAGCCCGTAGCCCACCTGAATGTAGAGTGCGCGATCCTGCGTGAACACGAACAACACCGCCCCGTTGTCACGCTGCGCCTGTCCGGCCCGCCACGCCTGCGCGACGCGGACCGTGTAGTCCTCGATCGACGAATCGCTCTGCATCTTCGGATAAACCGCCACGAGGATCTGGTTCGAGGTCTCGCGCTCGAACTGCGTCAGCTCCGCGTTCAGCTGCTGCGCCGCTGCCGGTGCGACTACGCCGGCGTAATCGTTGAAGTGGTTCTGCGGCGCCGGCGGGATCGTCTCCGCCGCCCGCACGCCGATCGCCAGCGCCAGCAACGGAAGCAGCCAGCGGACCCGGCCAAACAACCACGGATGAACCCCGATGAACACGGCTCTGATCCTTCCTGATTCAGCCCACGCGCCAGGCAGAGCGGACGCTGCCGTCACGCGCTGATTTTTTTCGCTCCGTCTTCATCGTTGGTTCGTCGCGGCGGCTCACGATTTCTTTGGCTCCGCCTTCGATTCGAAGTCGAACTCGACCTTCGGCGCCGCCTCCGCGCCCGGCGTCGCCGTGAAATACGGTCGCGGCGTGTGCCCGAACATTCCCGCGAACAGCACTGCCGGAAATCGTTTGATCGCGGTGTTGTAGGTCTGCACCGCTTCGTTGAACCGGCCGCGCTCCACCGCAATCCGGTTCTCGGTGCCCTCGAGCTGCGCTTGCAGATCGCGAAACGCCGTCGTGGCCCGCAGCTCCGGGTACCGTTCCGCCACCACGAGCAGCCGCGACAGCGCCGTGCCGAGCTGCCCCTGCGCCTGCTCGAACTGCGCCAGCTGTTGCGGATCCGTCGGCGCCGTGCCTGCCGGCAACTGCACGCGACCGACGGACGCGCGCGCGTTCGTCACCTCGTTCAACGTGGTGCGCTCGAAGTTCGCCGCACCCTGCACGGTGTTGACCAGATTCGGCACGAGATCCGCGCGCCGCTGATAGACATTCTGCACCTGCGCCCAGGCGGCGTCGGTTGCCTGCTGCAGCGTCACCAGCCGGTTGAAGATCCCGCTCAACGTGAGCCCGATCACGATCGCCAGCGCCACAACGATCCCGAGCCCGATCAGCGCGATTTTTCCGAAGCTCATGATGGCGACCAAATCCCGAACCCCCAATCCTGCAAGTGCCGCCGCGTCTTCGCCCTGTCGCCCAGCACGCACGTACCGGCCATCGATGCCCTGCCGCCCCCGACCAAATCGGTGTTACAGGTGTAACACGGATTGGTCGCGCCTCGGCGCGCGGCGCGGGACGGCCGCCGGAACCGAGTTCCACGGTCGCTCGAGGTGAAACGCAGTCGATAGAGCGACCCCGGACCTTTGATCCCCATCAATCTCTCGCCGCAAAATTCCGAATTCCAGTTGCGAGCCCGGACGCAGCGCACGA is part of the Opitutus terrae PB90-1 genome and harbors:
- a CDS encoding TPM domain-containing protein, translated to MSVFSSSPKIDHATVVAAIAAAEQRTSGEIRVVVAKDKVADPVVAAKAHFERLGMTATIERNGVLIYLAPASRAFAVIGDTAIHEKCGESFWKLTAAAMELRFKQGEFTDGLVLGIEKAAAVLAENFPRQPDDRDELPNTVEEA
- a CDS encoding TPM domain-containing protein → MFIGVHPWLFGRVRWLLPLLALAIGVRAAETIPPAPQNHFNDYAGVVAPAAAQQLNAELTQFERETSNQILVAVYPKMQSDSSIEDYTVRVAQAWRAGQAQRDNGAVLFVFTQDRALYIQVGYGLEGALPDALCKRIIEDEITPQFRAGDYTAGLAAGARAMIAAAKGEYAGTGRTVRESGENRRRSPGAGRWMILFVLVMLVFSFRAARRGTIYGRRGRRSIWLGRPGGFGGGWGGGGGGRWGGGGGTFSGGGGSFGGGGAGGRW
- a CDS encoding LemA family protein, translating into MSFGKIALIGLGIVVALAIVIGLTLSGIFNRLVTLQQATDAAWAQVQNVYQRRADLVPNLVNTVQGAANFERTTLNEVTNARASVGRVQLPAGTAPTDPQQLAQFEQAQGQLGTALSRLLVVAERYPELRATTAFRDLQAQLEGTENRIAVERGRFNEAVQTYNTAIKRFPAVLFAGMFGHTPRPYFTATPGAEAAPKVEFDFESKAEPKKS